One window of Nicotiana tomentosiformis chromosome 11, ASM39032v3, whole genome shotgun sequence genomic DNA carries:
- the LOC104117827 gene encoding SNF1-related protein kinase regulatory subunit gamma-1-like, producing the protein MAQAKTEKTLKLANYDAYFEMVQSRKKLPRNLQETLTDAFAKIPVSSFPQVPGGKVIEIDADTSIGNAVKILSESNILSAPVRNPAAQNSKDWREIYLGILDYSAIVLWVLEGADAAAAALSASSAAAAGVGAGAVGALGALALGATGPAAVAGLTVAAVGAAVAGGVTADRGAGKDAPTAADKLGEDFYKVILQEEPFKSTKVSSIIKSYRWAPFVPVATDSSMLSVLLLLSKYRMRNVPVIERGNPFLKNFITQSAVIRGLEGCKGRDWFDCISAHPISELGLPYMSPDEVICVQNDELILEAFKKMRENNIGGLPVVEGTKKKIVGNVSIRDIRFLLLKPELFSNFRQLTVTGFMNTVASATHDATKVSTPITCKRESTLGNVIDTLASKLVHRIYVTAGEDDEVIGVITLRDVISCFIFEPPNFFDNYFGFSAQEMLGQ; encoded by the exons ATGGCACAAGCAAAAACAGAAAAGACTTTGAAACTTGCAAATTATGATGCTTACTTTGAGATGGTCCAGAGCAGAAAGAAGTTGCCCCGTAATTTACAGGAAACTTTGACTGATGCATTTGCGAAAATTCCAGTTTCATCCTTCCCTCAAGTCCCAGGAGGCAAAG TGATTGAAATAGATGCCGACACTTCCATAGGCAACGCTGTTAAGATTCTTTCTGAATCCAACATCCTATCAGCTCCTGTGAGGAATCCAGCTGCTCAGAATAGTAAGGATTGGCGAGAAATATATTTAGGCATCCTAGATTACTCAGCTATTGTTCTTTGGGTGCTGGAGGGCGCAGATGCAGCAGCAGCTGCCTTATCAGCAAGTTCGGCAGCAGCGGCAGGAGTTGGAGCAGGTGCTGTTGGTGCTCTTGGAGCACTGGCATTGGGTGCAACAGGTCCTGCTGCAGTTGCAGGTCTAACGGTGGCTGCAGTCGGTGCAGCTGTGGCAGGTGGAGTGACTGCGGATCGAGGAGCAGGAAAGGATGCTCCAACTGCAGCTGATAAGTTGGGTGAGGATTTCTACAAGGTTATCCTTCAAGAAGAACCCTTTAAGTCGACGAAG GTGAGCTCCATCATAAAATCCTATCGGTGGGCACCATTTGTTCCAGTAGCAACAGACAGTTCTATGTTGAGTGTCTTGCTGCTGCTATCAAAATATAGGATGCGGAACGTACCGGTGATTGAAAGAGGAAATCCATTCCTTAAGAACTTCATAACACAATCGGCTGTTATACGGGGTCTTGAAGGATGCAAAGGGAGGGATTGGTTTGACTGCATCTCTGCTCATCCTATATCAGAGCTTGGCCTCCCTTACATGTCCCCTGATGAG GTTATTTGCGTTCAAAACGATGAACTGATTTTGGAAGCATTCAAGAAAATGAGAGAGAACAATATTGGAGGTCTTCCAGTTGTGGAAGGGACAAAGAAGAAGATAGTTGGCAATGTAAGCATAAGAGACATCAGATTCTTGTTACTCAAGCCTGAACTCTTCTCCAATTTCAG GCAGCTGACAGTCACGGGCTTCATGAACACAGTTGCTTCGGCAACTCATGATGCCACAAAGGTTTCTACACCAATAACATGCAAGCGTgagtcaactcttggtaatgtgATAGACACTCTTGCATCCAAGTTGGTTCACAGGATCTACGTGACGGCTGGGGAAGACGATGAAGTCATTGGTGTTATTACACTCAGAGATGTCATTTCTTGCTTCATATTTGAACCACCAAACTTCTTTGATAACTATTTTGGATTTTCAGCACAAGAAATGCTAGGGCAATAA